From the genome of Winogradskyella forsetii, one region includes:
- the mce gene encoding methylmalonyl-CoA epimerase, protein MKKIEHIGIAVKDIERSNQLFKSLFGKDHYKIEDVESEGVKTSFFKCGPNKIELLQATNEDSPIAKFIEKKGEGMHHIAFAVDDIEQEIERLTKEGFAMIHKEPKQGADNKLIAFLHPKSTNGVLIELCQELKA, encoded by the coding sequence ATGAAAAAAATAGAACATATAGGAATTGCCGTAAAGGATATAGAGCGTTCCAATCAGTTGTTTAAATCTCTATTCGGAAAGGACCATTATAAGATTGAAGATGTGGAAAGTGAAGGGGTTAAAACCTCGTTTTTTAAGTGTGGCCCTAATAAAATTGAATTGCTTCAGGCCACAAATGAAGACAGTCCGATTGCAAAATTTATAGAAAAAAAAGGAGAAGGGATGCATCACATTGCTTTTGCAGTTGATGATATTGAACAGGAAATTGAGCGCCTGACCAAAGAAGGTTTTGCGATGATTCACAAGGAACCTAAACAAGGAGCAGATAACAAGTTAATCGCTTTTTTGCATCCGAAATCGACTAACGGTGTTTTAATTGAGTTATGCCAAGAGCTAAAGGCGTAA
- the rbfA gene encoding 30S ribosome-binding factor RbfA, with protein sequence MEEFTQRQKKIGGILQQDLAEVLQKAATDGGLRGVIISVSKVNVTTDLSVAKVYLSIFPNKEAQPLLEGIRSNKPLIRHELSQRTRHQLRRMPQLEFFIDDSLEYIDGIERSLKGEDNPLENPDLLGKRKKS encoded by the coding sequence ATGGAAGAATTTACGCAACGACAAAAAAAAATAGGAGGCATCCTCCAACAAGATTTAGCTGAAGTGTTACAAAAAGCAGCTACCGATGGTGGTTTGCGAGGTGTTATCATATCCGTGAGTAAAGTGAATGTCACTACGGACTTATCTGTGGCTAAAGTCTATCTTAGTATTTTTCCGAATAAAGAAGCACAACCTTTATTGGAAGGTATTAGATCCAATAAACCCCTTATTAGACACGAATTATCCCAACGCACACGTCATCAACTCCGACGCATGCCACAACTGGAATTTTTTATAGACGATTCTTTAGAATATATTGATGGTATTGAACGTTCACTTAAGGGCGAAGATAATCCTCTCGAAAATCCAGATTTATTAGGTAAGCGTAAAAAATCTTAA
- a CDS encoding ABC transporter permease, giving the protein MNFPLYIAKRYLFSKSSNNAINIMTFIASGGVVIASAALFIVLSVFAGLKDFSLEFSSFVDPDLKLMPSEGKSFQWTENDKAAFLKIKGIANYSEIIEERIIIKSENKNLLATLKGVDKNYLNVTNIDTMVTKGNWITPESNEVVSGWGISNNLSFGILDYLKPLSLYVPKIGKGQASSPKGYYNSVYVNNVGLFEINEELNNNYIFSDIELAKRLLGYNTEQLSALELKLTPDADEANIRTQLKAAYGNKFNIKNRAELNDALFKMLNTENLAIYLIFTLVIIIALFNVIGAIIMMILDKKKSLNTLFNLGTETKTIKSIFFLQGSLMTVVSGIIGVSIGLLVVFLQQTFELVMLTPDLAYPVRINFLNVLIVLATIFALGIVASKIASQRITHGLIQS; this is encoded by the coding sequence GTGAATTTTCCTTTATATATAGCAAAACGTTATCTGTTTTCTAAAAGCAGTAACAATGCTATAAATATTATGACCTTTATTGCTTCAGGTGGCGTTGTTATTGCCTCTGCGGCTCTTTTTATTGTACTCTCAGTTTTTGCAGGGTTAAAGGATTTTAGCCTAGAGTTTTCTTCTTTTGTTGATCCAGATTTAAAATTAATGCCTTCGGAAGGCAAATCGTTTCAATGGACAGAAAATGATAAAGCCGCGTTTTTAAAAATTAAAGGTATTGCAAATTATTCTGAAATTATTGAGGAACGCATCATCATTAAATCTGAAAATAAAAATCTCTTGGCGACTTTAAAAGGTGTGGATAAAAACTACCTAAACGTTACCAATATTGATACCATGGTTACCAAAGGGAATTGGATTACTCCTGAAAGTAATGAGGTCGTTTCCGGTTGGGGAATTTCCAATAATTTATCTTTCGGGATTCTTGATTATCTAAAACCTTTGTCGCTTTATGTTCCTAAAATTGGAAAAGGACAAGCGAGTTCTCCTAAAGGTTATTATAATTCGGTTTATGTAAATAATGTGGGATTGTTTGAAATCAACGAGGAGCTGAACAACAACTACATCTTTTCAGATATTGAACTCGCCAAACGCTTATTGGGTTATAATACTGAACAGTTAAGTGCTTTAGAACTCAAATTGACTCCTGATGCCGATGAAGCGAATATAAGAACGCAACTTAAAGCGGCCTATGGAAATAAATTCAATATAAAAAATAGAGCTGAGCTCAATGATGCGCTTTTTAAAATGTTGAATACTGAAAATCTGGCCATTTACCTCATCTTTACTTTGGTTATTATTATTGCACTTTTCAACGTCATTGGCGCCATTATTATGATGATTTTAGACAAAAAGAAATCATTGAATACCTTATTCAACTTAGGTACAGAGACTAAAACCATTAAATCCATTTTCTTTTTACAAGGGAGTTTAATGACTGTTGTTAGCGGAATTATTGGTGTTTCTATTGGGTTATTGGTGGTGTTTTTACAGCAAACTTTTGAACTGGTTATGCTAACACCAGATTTGGCTTATCCAGTCCGTATTAACTTTTTGAATGTTCTTATTGTATTGGCTACAATTTTTGCTTTGGGAATTGTGGCTTCCAAGATCGCTTCTCAGCGGATTACTCACGGGTTGATACAGAGTTAG
- the dusB gene encoding tRNA dihydrouridine synthase DusB — protein sequence MVKIGDIELPDFPLLLAPMEDVSDPPFRALCKEQGADVVYTEFVSSEGLIRNAAKSVMKLDIYEKERPVGIQIFGANMESMLQTIDIVEKSNPDIIDINFGCPVKKVVSKGAGAGILKDICLMEQLTAEMVKRTNLPVTVKTRLGWDHDSIKIVEVAERLQDVGCKSIAIHGRTRAQMYKGDADWKPIAEVKNNPRMHIPVFGNGDIDTPERAAEMRDDYGLDGAMIGRATIGNPWFFKQVKHFFETGEHLAPISLAERVEAARRHLQMAIDWKGETLGVFETRRHYTNYFKGIPHFKEYRMKMVTSDDSKDVFAAFDEVLDKFSDYQFV from the coding sequence TTGGTTAAAATAGGCGACATAGAATTACCAGACTTTCCATTGCTTTTGGCTCCAATGGAGGATGTTAGCGATCCCCCTTTTCGTGCATTATGCAAGGAACAAGGGGCAGATGTGGTGTATACGGAGTTTGTATCTAGCGAAGGTTTAATCCGTAATGCAGCAAAAAGCGTTATGAAACTGGATATCTACGAAAAGGAGCGACCTGTTGGGATTCAGATTTTTGGTGCCAATATGGAAAGTATGTTACAGACCATAGATATTGTAGAAAAATCGAATCCGGATATTATAGATATTAATTTTGGTTGTCCTGTTAAAAAAGTAGTATCCAAAGGTGCGGGAGCAGGAATCCTGAAAGATATCTGCCTAATGGAACAGCTCACTGCCGAAATGGTAAAACGCACCAATTTGCCAGTAACCGTAAAAACCAGATTAGGTTGGGATCACGATTCTATAAAAATTGTTGAGGTAGCAGAACGTTTGCAAGATGTGGGCTGTAAGTCTATTGCCATTCATGGTAGAACCAGAGCACAAATGTATAAAGGTGATGCGGATTGGAAACCGATTGCCGAAGTGAAAAATAACCCAAGAATGCATATTCCGGTTTTTGGAAATGGCGATATAGACACTCCAGAACGTGCCGCAGAAATGCGTGATGATTATGGGTTGGATGGCGCCATGATAGGACGGGCCACTATAGGAAATCCATGGTTTTTTAAACAGGTAAAGCACTTTTTTGAAACAGGCGAGCACTTGGCACCAATTTCCTTAGCCGAACGTGTGGAAGCCGCAAGACGCCATTTACAGATGGCCATTGATTGGAAAGGGGAAACGTTAGGCGTTTTTGAAACCCGAAGACATTATACCAACTACTTTAAAGGCATTCCTCACTTTAAGGAATACCGCATGAAAATGGTAACCAGTGACGACTCTAAAGATGTATTTGCTGCTTTTGATGAGGTTTTGGACAAGTTTTCGGATTATCAGTTTGTGTAG